From Acanthopagrus latus isolate v.2019 chromosome 22, fAcaLat1.1, whole genome shotgun sequence, the proteins below share one genomic window:
- the zgc:112001 gene encoding ankyrin repeat domain-containing protein 9 yields the protein MASLTVSAAARSVDMHRKSLSLLFYRAVRDLKPVWMLEDMRTMETFYQEEDVSQRTYSPSEALLYAIVHDHQPYAQYLLSRYTDEALAKPGERFCCCPSSAPHLAMAVRYDRRCILGLILQETHRQHSTPPYTEPAGCLHMEDGRTPLHLACELLRPEAVVMLLGNGASPLAVDHNGLTPLDITLEKLRESKEVSVGERRQCLDNLLMFMPKVHFKMKAALSGEPERWTELLGEDTCNYLAGRRPAPLLLIAMQTVLKQLSPATFPDSLHELPIPSSLKPAGLPVSPRDCRRV from the coding sequence ATGGCGTCTTTAACCGTCAGCGCGGCGGCTCGGAGCGTTGACATGCATCGGAAGTCCCTGTCGCTGCTCTTCTACCGAGCTGTGCGGGACCTGAAGCCGGTCTGGATGCTGGAAGACATGCGGACGATGGAGACTTTCTACCAGGAGGAGGACGTCAGCCAGAGGACGTACAGCCCGTCGGAGGCGCTGCTCTACGCTATAGTCCACGACCACCAACCGTACGCCCAGTACCTGCTCAGTCGATATACCGACGAGGCGCTAGCGAAGCCAGGGGAGCGCTTCTGCTGCTGCCCGTCTTCCGCCCCGCACCTGGCCATGGCTGTCCGCTACGACCGGCGCTGCATTCTCGGCCTCATTTTACAGGAGACTCACCGGCAGCACAGCACGCCCCCATACACGGAGCCAGCCGGCTGTTTACACATGGAGGACGGCAGGACCCCTCTGCACCTTGCCTGTGAGCTACTGCGGCCCGAGGCGGTCGTCATGCTGCTGGGAAACGGAGCGTCCCCGCTCGCCGTGGACCACAACGGCCTAACACCGCTGGACATCACTCTGGAGAAACTGAGGGAGTCCAAGGAGGTGAGCGTCGGGGAGAGGAGGCAGTGTCTGGATAACCTGCTCATGTTCATGCCAAAggttcactttaaaatgaaggcaGCGCTGAGCGGAGAGCCGGAACGCTGGACCGAGCTGCTGGGCGAGGACACGTGCAATTACCTGGCCGGACGGAGGCCGGCGCCGCTGCTCCTCATCGCCATGCAGACtgtcctgaagcagctgagccCAGCCACTTTCCCCGACAGCCTGCATGAGCTGcccatcccctcctccctcaAACCGGCCGGCCTGCCTGTGAGCCCGCGGGACTGTCGGAGGGTCTGA